The Aedes albopictus strain Foshan chromosome 2, AalbF5, whole genome shotgun sequence region cacatttttttcgaagatagtttgactctatctttaaaattgtatgagtaataagttgttttctgatttttaaggggatttttggagtcgtattattccaatttaaaaaaataacgttcttgtaaaatttgctccacatttggctttatatgtgaccttccaaatgccgcttaaaaaacttttttttattttaccagctccatgagatataaatatttgaagacatcgttgtttttaagtcaaaattgccctaacatttgaatgacaagacctagtcaatatgcgtcattacttgctcttcaaatgctccgaagctcacatcttcgaaaaaaatcaaataaaaaagttattgcaaaaaaaccgtttttggggggctcacccatagccaaaacttaaaattgacctactatgttcaaattaagagctagataaacggcgaattcggcaaagttgctcaaaatagcattgccaacaactttgctgaagaacttgatcgcgtatgacttgaaatttaaaagttctattccagatttgagttaagacgaggaccaccctaatcaaaaatttttggaaaagatgcagcaaacaaattcaaacaacttctctgaagacaccaaatgcctaaaattaacgaaaacagagatacggatttttttttctgctaaaacgtggattcggaccattgtgcaatgatgGAGTGCTTAACGAAGTAGTAGGTACACTTGTTTGATTTCAATATTACGACTAAGAGGTTTAAGGCTATTCTAACACGTGTTATGTTCAATTAGTATTACAATTTTCATCCATTAAGACACTACTGTCGGATGAAATGtccaataataaataaataaataaataaataaataaacaaactcaACACAATCCTAGGATTTCAACGTATTGATCAATGATCATTGAAATATCACTAGCTTTCTTGTAGGCTTTTAGATTTGCTTTAGCCCTTTGCTTTGGTCTTTTGCTACTATATTTATTTAAAGTAgataacacacacatacaaaacaaacacaaatgtaacaaaataaataaattaaaaaaaaacgaaatgaatACAAgggtaaaaacccgatttaatccacctatggtgaacagaacccttcttacatttattaaaaatattgttgtataattcgtatttaacaaatttattttgtgtgattgattaaaacttctagaaaatattgtggatttggcatctagtggattggtttccaaaatggcatcagaccatggactaaactaccagaaatgccagacacctcctagaatattgtatggaatgttaaaaaaaatagcttacacattctggaatattgtatcttttgtcaaAGCtgtcaaaagatcttgaatcgattaacaaatggacaagaaaatcagcgagatacactttgtctaatatctcttaatcagtcgaataaattagctccgaagtacttaatattcatggttatggtgtaaaaaagacaaaaatgatatatctactatataaatgagttttggcattaactagttaatttggctgtccagttcttgcatttttcccacaatatataagtTCAAAGCTTTctcttaacatattgttagttttcatagaattcctgtttatttgtaatttgttatttataattttattgaaaataataacctgctagtaccgtgaggtcgccattcaccgctcatttaacggcatttccgtaaagtatatgacattaaaaatcgacgtttgcgcatattgcactttaatttacgttaacaactcaacaattatgttgttattatagaaaaaatataaaacgattgtaaaatatgtttttgcaatttctcatcgtaatagactgttttacctcacgcaaatctgacaggaaaaggcctactttcccacaccaaactatcagtgttgtaatggttcattacagcactgatttgcgttgcgtaatgaaccattacagcactgttttcagttttgatcaacttcttgatgctttctggacgcagttttgaaaaactgtgacaactgcacagtataacctgctatgatcagattttcttaaacataactatgatcatcagtgtgcagtttgatgcaaaacttttgttaaaaactatcctcaagcggtaggtaatttatgaactttcaaaaaacgttgtacgcgactcggtgcagaactcgatttttacagcactcgtcgtaattatccaactcggcaagcctcgttggataaatttacgactcgtgctgtaaaaatcgtgttgcgtaaactactattacaaccgaaaaaataaaaaatcaaatgtgttatctcttggctcctattaccgctcatgcatccatttaTCGCttataatggatccattcaccgctcactggattattttttcatggaatcacagaaactattcatttataaaaacaaaatacctTTTATTTACtaaagtattgatgattcatgacgttgAGTCaccctgttttgtcaaaatggaatctttaacgggttttacctgctggatatttcttccgctgtttgccctgaacagttcccatgttgtcctgcagcgcagtgtgagaaatattttttgagaacgtgatttcaggtgcacccatataaaaacttggtgaaatgatTTTTATTTTAATGTGGCCGCacgttacattcacttttgttacttATGCTACGTAACCGGCTAAGCAGTCTCTTGATGAAATCAAACGATGTTATTTgactttgcccaacgtttcgaccactttttttggtcttcttcaggggttctgGAAGGTTTATTATAGTTTTTGTACTTTGGAAATTATTAAATCTAACTTACAATCGGTATTATCGTTCTTCGTCCCGCAAGCACCCCAAGTTCGTTCGAATTCTGCAAGGACATCAACGGAACAATATTTCCAGAAGGATACATCATGATATCTTTGGATGTCGTGTCTCTATTCACTAATGTCCCCCGAGAATTAGTGAAGCAATGCATAAAGGACCGTTGGACAGAGATAGATGCCGAAATCAATCAAAGCTTATTCATGGAATTGGTTGATTTCTGTATGGAGgcaagctacttccggtatgatggACGCTACTATATACAAACGTTTGGTACGGCGATGGGTAGCCCCCTATCTCCAATACTCACCGAAATAGCATTGGATTCGGTAATCGAAAAAGCTATGAGCTCCCTCCCCTTCCCCGTCCCGATACTGAAAAAGTATGTAGACGACATATTTCTGGCAGTACCCAGTGATGCGATAGACCACGTACTGCAGGAGTTCAACCAGCACGAAGAAAGGTTGCAATTCACGGTAGAAGTAGAAGAGGAATGCAAGCTACCATATCTGGACATGACAGTGATCAGGAATAGCGACCAAAGCCTGTCCACTGAATGGTATTCAAAACCGATTGCCTCAGGAAGGATGTTAAATTGGTACTCCTTCCACCTACCGAAATACAAACTTAATGTGGCCAACAACTTCATCCACCGGGTGAGTGCGTTATCACCGAACTGGAACCAGGCAACAACGAAGACGGTCATCATCCAACAACTCACCAAGAGCAACTACCCCCGAACATTGATCAACAGATTGATCAGTCTATACAACTCCCGGAACAACAGTAGGCAACACCAGAGAACAACCATAGCCGAAACTCCATCAGCACCGTCCGTATCCGAACTTGAAGAGGTCAGGCCAAGTCTCGGGCCAGGCATtccagcatccagcatcgaaccaaaCGAAGTAGAGGAATCCAACAGCGCTCAACTGCATATCGCGTCCGATCACCACCAGATTGAAGACATCTCCACCAACGATGAGCAACAACAAAAATCGTACCGCTCCATTCCATACGTTCACGGTCTGTCAGAACGGATCATAAACATACTGGCTCACGACTATGCTGATATCACGATCACATGCAGACAATATTCGACGGTAAAGAGTTTCCACACTAGGGTAAAAGATCCTgtaaacaaaacagagcagaGTAATATCATATACAGAATTCAATGCAAAAATTGCCCCCAATCGTATGTAGGAATGACTCAAAACAAACTCAAAAAAAGACTGTATGGACACAAGACGCACATCAACAAATTAGAACACCTATTAGAATCAGGACATACAAACACAGACACAGAAATGATAGCATTAAGAGAGAAAACAGCATTAATCGAACATTGTATTGACCACAACCATAGATTCGACTTAGACAACACACAAGTAATTGACAGAAGTGATAAAACACACAATCTCCCCTTTTTAGAGAATGCCACATCACAAATACACCCAACACTGTGAATCATCGCACCGACGTTTGTgcactgaactacaaatcaacccaaatttaagttgttttgacgcaatcccggtcttccgtggaatattgtcgcgcttatcttttattagagtcctgcggcggtcgtacgctcgcaatgcataccgccgcatgacagtcgcaaggcaaaacaaaagaaaaagtgttcccgccaaaaacaaaagcacgtgggtttcgcgaagtgacagatgtttttgaatgtatttgtgacgaacggcaagagtagctcagtggaatgagtgttcttgctgtcaaaccccatatagtggaattatgtacttct contains the following coding sequences:
- the LOC134288977 gene encoding uncharacterized protein LOC134288977, with the protein product MISLDVVSLFTNVPRELVKQCIKDRWTEIDAEINQSLFMELVDFCMEASYFRYDGRYYIQTFGTAMGSPLSPILTEIALDSVIEKAMSSLPFPVPILKKYVDDIFLAVPSDAIDHVLQEFNQHEERLQFTVEVEEECKLPYLDMTVIRNSDQSLSTEWYSKPIASGRMLNWYSFHLPKYKLNVANNFIHRVSALSPNWNQATTKTVIIQQLTKSNYPRTLINRLISLYNSRNNSRQHQRTTIAETPSAPSVSELEEVRPSLGPGIPASSIEPNEVEESNSAQLHIASDHHQIEDISTNDEQQQKSYRSIPYVHGLSERIINILAHDYADITITCRQYSTVKSFHTRVKDPVNKTEQSNIIYRIQCKNCPQSYVGMTQNKLKKRLYGHKTHINKLEHLLESGHTNTDTEMIALREKTALIEHCIDHNHRFDLDNTQVIDRSDKTHNLPFLENATSQIHPTL